In one window of Bradyrhizobium diazoefficiens DNA:
- a CDS encoding O-antigen ligase: protein MAYAATAGEMTVAVPAAPGVLALQRALVWLVGASGAIVFIEPSPYEIVTLLATVAFFATGLRLKLVLMPLVLALVLLNVGYTISAIPLLDQSEVASWIATSWYMAVTVVFFAMVTSEDTAARLDMLRRGLVVGAIVASLSAIAGYFNLVPGGHDLLTLYERARGTFKDPNVLGAFLILPALFALQSVVSDKLLKASRNVIAFGIMSLAILLAFSRAAWGGLVLTSAFMLVLMVLTSRTNAQRSRIIIMSIVAVVLGLALIAVLLSFDSIAEMFKQRASFDQSYDEGRFGRFGRHILGAEMALDLPFGIGPLQFHRFFPEDTHNSYLNAFMSGGWLSGACYPALVFTTVIMGFRHIFVRVPWQRAYLAVFSAFVGTVGESFVIDTDHWRHFWMMLGAMWGMIAAAQIYKIKSSDEASSA from the coding sequence ATGGCGTATGCGGCGACAGCCGGAGAGATGACAGTAGCCGTACCGGCTGCGCCCGGCGTGCTGGCCCTCCAGCGCGCGCTGGTGTGGCTGGTCGGCGCGTCCGGCGCGATCGTCTTCATCGAGCCGAGCCCCTACGAGATCGTGACGCTGCTCGCCACCGTCGCGTTTTTCGCCACCGGCCTGCGGCTGAAGCTCGTGCTGATGCCGCTGGTGCTGGCGCTGGTCCTGCTCAATGTCGGCTACACCATCAGCGCGATTCCGCTACTCGACCAATCCGAGGTCGCGAGCTGGATCGCGACCTCCTGGTATATGGCGGTGACCGTGGTGTTCTTCGCCATGGTCACCTCCGAAGACACGGCGGCGCGGCTCGACATGCTGCGCCGCGGCCTCGTGGTCGGCGCGATCGTCGCCTCGCTTTCGGCCATCGCCGGCTATTTCAACCTCGTTCCCGGCGGCCACGACCTCCTGACGCTCTACGAGCGCGCACGCGGCACGTTCAAGGACCCGAACGTGCTCGGCGCCTTCCTGATCCTGCCGGCGCTGTTTGCGCTCCAGAGCGTCGTCTCGGACAAGCTCCTCAAGGCGTCCCGCAACGTCATCGCCTTCGGCATCATGTCGCTGGCGATCCTGCTCGCCTTCTCCCGCGCCGCCTGGGGTGGACTGGTCCTGACCTCCGCCTTCATGCTGGTGCTGATGGTCCTGACCAGCCGCACCAACGCGCAGCGCTCGCGCATCATCATCATGTCCATCGTCGCTGTGGTGCTGGGGCTGGCACTTATCGCGGTGCTGCTGTCGTTCGATTCCATCGCCGAGATGTTCAAGCAGCGCGCGAGCTTCGACCAGAGCTATGACGAGGGCCGTTTTGGTCGGTTCGGCCGTCACATCCTCGGGGCGGAGATGGCGCTCGATCTGCCGTTCGGCATCGGGCCGCTGCAATTCCACCGCTTCTTCCCCGAGGACACCCACAATTCCTATCTGAACGCCTTCATGTCCGGGGGCTGGCTCTCCGGCGCGTGCTATCCGGCGCTGGTCTTCACCACCGTGATCATGGGATTTCGCCACATCTTCGTCCGCGTACCCTGGCAGCGCGCTTATCTCGCGGTGTTCTCGGCCTTCGTCGGCACCGTCGGCGAGAGCTTCGTGATCGACACCGATCACTGGCGCCACTTCTGGATGATGCTGGGCGCGATGTGGGGCATGATCGCGGCCGCGCAGATCTATAAGATCAAGTCTTCCGACGAAGCTTCTTCAGCTTGA
- a CDS encoding MarR family transcriptional regulator translates to MRRSSAQGVLYGQTVANVAGIANSDLECMDILYLEGRVTAGRLAEVTGLTTGAITGVVDRLEKAGLVRRERDETDRRKVYIGVVPETAMKIGQLYVPMQQAMEKVFNAYSDEELRLLLRFANEGYKGVLAATAALKGLLDTPPEKRPDLKLKKLRRKT, encoded by the coding sequence ATGCGGCGGTCGTCGGCGCAGGGCGTGCTCTACGGTCAGACCGTTGCCAACGTTGCCGGAATTGCCAATTCCGACCTCGAATGCATGGACATCCTGTACCTCGAGGGCCGCGTCACTGCTGGCCGGCTCGCGGAGGTCACGGGGCTGACGACTGGCGCCATCACTGGTGTGGTTGATCGGCTCGAGAAGGCCGGACTCGTGCGCCGCGAGCGGGACGAGACCGATCGCCGCAAGGTCTACATTGGCGTCGTGCCGGAGACGGCTATGAAGATCGGCCAGCTCTACGTGCCGATGCAGCAGGCGATGGAGAAGGTGTTCAATGCCTATTCCGACGAGGAGCTGCGGCTGCTGCTGCGCTTCGCCAATGAGGGCTACAAGGGTGTGCTCGCTGCGACCGCGGCGCTGAAGGGCCTGCTCGATACGCCGCCGGAAAAGCGACCCGATCTCAAGCTGAAGAAGCTTCGTCGGAAGACTTGA
- a CDS encoding glycosyltransferase family 4 protein: MPPSPDQPLRILHAVRAPVGGIIRHILDLANGQVDRGHHVGILADSLTGGDRADKALAELAPRLKLGVHRLAIRREPSPEDFLVWLRMRRLIAWLKPDVMHGHGAKAGAFVRMRRRSDDAIRIYTPHGGSLHYPRNTLKGEFYARLERTLMDATDLFLFESAFARDTYQRIVGTPKGVVHCVFNGVTPEEFEPVLIADDATDLAYVGEFRHIKGADLLVDAVARLHENGRKVTLTLGGDGEETAALKAQVERLGLTGAIRFIGHVKARYGFSKGRLLVVPSRGDSMPYVVIEAGAAGIPMIAARVGGIPEIFGAESPALFAASNAEAMAEAIVAALDHAAATAQRAASLRERISAHFSQQAMVDGVLAGYRDAFTNH, encoded by the coding sequence ATGCCCCCCTCTCCCGACCAGCCGCTTCGCATCCTGCACGCCGTACGCGCTCCCGTGGGCGGCATCATTCGCCATATCCTCGACCTCGCCAATGGCCAGGTCGATCGCGGCCACCATGTCGGCATTCTCGCCGATAGCCTCACCGGCGGCGATCGCGCGGACAAGGCGCTGGCCGAGCTCGCGCCGCGGCTGAAGCTCGGCGTACACCGGCTGGCCATCCGCCGCGAACCCTCACCAGAAGACTTTCTGGTGTGGCTGCGGATGCGGCGCCTGATCGCCTGGCTCAAGCCCGACGTCATGCACGGCCACGGCGCCAAGGCCGGCGCCTTCGTCCGAATGCGGCGCCGCTCGGACGACGCCATTCGAATCTACACACCGCATGGCGGGTCGCTGCACTATCCCCGCAACACCCTGAAGGGCGAGTTTTACGCGCGGCTCGAGCGCACGCTGATGGATGCGACGGACCTGTTCCTGTTCGAAAGCGCCTTTGCCCGCGACACCTATCAGCGCATCGTCGGCACGCCCAAGGGCGTCGTGCATTGCGTCTTCAACGGGGTCACACCGGAAGAATTCGAGCCCGTTCTCATTGCCGACGACGCCACCGACCTCGCTTATGTCGGCGAATTCAGGCACATCAAGGGCGCCGACCTCCTGGTCGATGCCGTGGCGCGGCTGCACGAGAACGGCAGGAAAGTCACGCTGACGCTCGGCGGCGACGGCGAGGAGACGGCGGCGCTAAAGGCGCAGGTCGAGCGGCTCGGCCTCACCGGCGCGATCCGCTTCATCGGTCACGTCAAGGCGCGCTACGGCTTTTCCAAGGGACGGCTGCTGGTGGTTCCCTCGCGCGGCGATTCGATGCCCTATGTGGTGATCGAGGCGGGCGCGGCCGGCATCCCCATGATCGCGGCTCGCGTCGGCGGCATCCCCGAGATCTTCGGAGCCGAGAGCCCGGCCCTGTTCGCGGCCAGCAACGCCGAAGCCATGGCTGAGGCGATCGTGGCCGCGCTCGATCACGCGGCGGCGACCGCGCAGCGTGCCGCTTCCTTGCGCGAACGCATCTCGGCGCATTTCTCCCAGCAGGCGATGGTCGACGGCGTGCTCGCGGGTTATCGCGACGCATTTACCAATCACTAA
- a CDS encoding undecaprenyl-phosphate glucose phosphotransferase, with product MEPLNARSMLDAATSAAARPAETAFVERRRRLTPAALDVVNQKVARAYSPIVIAGFARAIDFALQSVIGIAVYVSYVMPLIGFSWIYPAEILAVAVAAVVCFQAADIYQVQLFRGQLRQMTRMISSWSFVFLLFIGVSFFAKFGSDMSRLWLAAFYFLGLAALVAERLILRSLVRSWARQGRLDRRTIIVGSDSNGEQLVEALKAQEDSDIHVLGVFDDRNDSRALDTCAGAPKLGKVDDIVEFARRTRVDLVLFALPISAETRILEMLKKLWVLPVDIRLSAHTNKLRFRPRSYSYLGKVPTLDVFEAPITDWDLVMKWLFDRVVGSLALLAALPVMALVALAVRLDSPGPVLFRQKRFGFNNERIDVYKFRSMYHHQADPTASKVVTKNDPRVTRVGRFIRKTSLDELPQLFNVVFSGNLSLVGPRPHAVQGKLQSRLFDEAVDGYFARHRVKPGITGWAQINGWRGEIDNEEKIQKRVEFDLYYIENWSVLFDLVILLKTPVSLLTKNENAY from the coding sequence GTGGAACCGCTCAACGCACGCTCGATGCTCGATGCCGCGACCAGCGCCGCGGCTAGGCCTGCTGAGACAGCTTTCGTCGAACGCCGTCGCCGGCTGACGCCGGCCGCACTCGATGTGGTCAACCAGAAAGTCGCACGTGCCTATTCGCCGATCGTGATCGCCGGCTTTGCGCGCGCGATCGATTTCGCGCTGCAGAGCGTGATCGGCATCGCCGTCTATGTCAGCTACGTCATGCCGCTCATAGGCTTCAGCTGGATCTACCCCGCGGAGATCCTCGCCGTCGCGGTTGCTGCGGTGGTCTGCTTTCAGGCCGCAGACATCTATCAGGTGCAACTGTTCCGCGGGCAGCTCCGGCAAATGACGCGGATGATCTCGTCCTGGTCGTTCGTCTTCCTGCTGTTCATCGGCGTGTCCTTCTTCGCGAAGTTCGGCAGCGACATGTCGCGGCTCTGGCTCGCCGCCTTCTACTTCCTCGGCCTCGCTGCGCTGGTCGCCGAGCGCCTTATCTTGCGCTCACTGGTGCGCAGCTGGGCGCGCCAGGGCCGGCTCGATCGCCGCACCATCATCGTCGGCTCCGACAGCAACGGCGAGCAACTGGTCGAGGCGCTGAAGGCGCAGGAGGATTCCGATATCCACGTGCTCGGCGTGTTCGACGACCGCAACGACAGCCGCGCGCTCGACACCTGCGCCGGCGCGCCCAAGCTTGGCAAGGTCGACGACATCGTCGAATTCGCCCGCCGCACCCGGGTCGATCTGGTGCTGTTCGCGTTGCCGATCTCGGCGGAGACGCGCATCCTGGAGATGCTGAAGAAGCTTTGGGTGCTGCCAGTCGACATCCGCCTCTCCGCGCATACCAACAAGCTGCGCTTCCGTCCCCGGTCCTATTCCTATCTCGGCAAGGTGCCGACGCTCGATGTGTTCGAGGCGCCGATCACCGACTGGGATCTGGTCATGAAATGGCTGTTCGACCGCGTCGTCGGCAGCCTCGCGCTGCTCGCAGCCCTCCCGGTGATGGCGCTGGTGGCGCTGGCGGTGAGGCTCGACAGTCCCGGCCCGGTCCTGTTTCGCCAGAAGCGATTTGGCTTCAACAATGAGCGTATCGACGTCTACAAATTCCGCTCGATGTATCATCATCAAGCCGACCCGACCGCCTCAAAGGTTGTGACCAAGAACGATCCGCGCGTCACCCGCGTCGGCCGCTTCATCCGCAAGACCAGCCTCGACGAGCTGCCGCAGCTGTTCAATGTGGTCTTCTCCGGCAATCTCTCACTCGTCGGTCCGCGCCCGCATGCGGTGCAGGGCAAGCTCCAGAGCCGCCTGTTCGACGAGGCCGTCGACGGCTATTTCGCCCGCCACCGCGTCAAACCCGGCATCACCGGCTGGGCCCAGATCAACGGCTGGCGCGGCGAGATCGACAATGAAGAAAAGATCCAGAAGCGCGTCGAGTTCGACCTCTATTACATCGAGAACTGGTCGGTGCTGTTCGATCTCGTCATTCTCCTGAAGACGCCGGTCTCGCTGCTAACCAAGAACGAGAACGCGTATTGA